A segment of the Psilocybe cubensis strain MGC-MH-2018 chromosome 5, whole genome shotgun sequence genome:
CTGAAGAGCAACCTCCTTAGACCGAAGTGATAAGTCGAATCATGATGTTGGCCTGCCAGTTTGGGGCCGAAGTTCGTCTGCATAAAGCACTGACTGCCACGCAAACACATCTACAAGGACTCGGGCAGCTGAGCAGTTTTTTGGCTGATTATGagctgcaaaaagatgagaacTTTGTGTTATCAAATGCACAAAAGGTGAGTCATTGTTTGCCTTTATGAACACGGTGGTCTGAGCCAGCTTTTAGATGGCCATTAAATCAACCTGTATCAAAGAGCTTCTAAAGCCCTCTAGACAGTCCTTTAAGACGCTTCACATCGATGTTGAGGTGCGTTCTTTTCACTTTAATTGGCGGTCTAAAACAAATGCATTTGCaggcaaagatgaaaaaaaagccCGCAGACAATTACCTTGACAACATCCTGAATCGGCTGGGACGTGAGGCCAAATGGATGGCGCATATACAAACCGTTTGTACAATTCAGAGAAACACGCTTCGAAAAGAGGTGTGTGGTTGTCCGGTTTACCATATGCCGTGTACTGATGTGTGAAATTAAAGATCATACAAAGCATAACTCCAGGCCCAAAGTTTACTTCTGTGCAAGAATTTGCGGCGGGCCTCATTGTGAAATATTGTCTGCCTACGTCAGAGTCTGGTGCAAATTCCAATACAGCTTACCTCTCAAAACATGTGTTATTGGTgtgtcttcaatatttctgaTTCAAAAAGTTTCACTAACGTGGCAATGTAAAGTGGCGGTTTTTCTGGGACCATTCATCTATGTTTTCGGCCTTTGAACTTGAGAAGGATGACAACAACTcagaagaggagaacaatgaCCAGGATTTTGGAACACCAAGCACCGACAACTCTAGCGATTCGGGTCATTCTGCTACCAAAAACGTAAAttgcaaaaaacaaacattccCGCTGGGAAAACTCGCGGTCGGGTGGCTGATGGCGAAGACTATTGGTCCAAAGTTGATCAATGGCTCAAGAGGCTTGACGATGAGCTGGGAGATAATACAGCTGAGTTGAAACAGTCCGAGTTTTCTCTTGTATTCTCAATGAGTTATGCTAAGCTTGTGAATAGATTTATTGCTGAATGTCTGGAGATGGACTCTCTCAGGACCAATAAAGGCTTAGATTTCTCAAGCCACCCTTCCGAGCGCTCTTTTACCAGCCCTAGCGATGTCACATCCGACCCACAACCCACCACTATACAgtcctttccttccaattcttcttcgaggCTGCCTGAACCTCATTTAAATTTTGGTAATGCAATTGCTCAATTATTTAGTGGTCCTTCAACAGGTAGACCTTTTTAGCCACTAGACTCCACTACAATATAGTTATTAATTATGCGGAAATGTATGTGTAAACGCAACTAAAtctgaagttgatgttgagaacATGTAGCCCCTAATATTCAGTTTGCTAGTGTTTGGCACCGGTGATCATTTGATCAACAGCAACGAGTTATcgctttcatcttttcctccATGATCTCGCACAGCGGCACCGTGTTTTCCGCCGTGCATTGTTAAGAGATCCAGCCCTTTCATGTACTAAAAGCCATGCACTGGAAAGATCCAGATTCCCAATATGTGGGAACGCGTTGAGCGGCATGGTTGGgcatagtttttttttggtgactgACATTTGATTTGTAGATCGCACACTGGTGCAAGAACCTGCTTATTGCTGAGTATTTTTAGACAGCTATCCATGGCGAAAATTACTTATTTTAACACCACAGGTTCAAGaatatgtgctttgaagtttgacaaGGTCCAAGAACACCATTGCCGGAATCGATAGCCATCGTTGACACCATAGTTTGGCTCTGGAGAATGGGTGATAGTTGGATGCGCAACACAACATCGTCAACGCCATAGCCGGAATCGATCGCCATTGTCGACACCATAGTTTGGCTCTGTGGAATGGGTATTTGTGGATGCAATAACCCAGTGAGTACTTTATAGGATAGACGTTAGATTAGTAGTTAtttagcttcagcttcatgctcaatatatGGTGTTTTATTATAACCTAATCTTGTATGAAAgaccaaaaataaaatttcacAATGATATTATACTGTGAATACATATGAAAAGCCTAcaaaaaaatatgtatttgcTAGAATGTGGCTGACACAAACGGTGCTTGGCACTTATGTGGCAGCCACATGAATTTCGGCCTGTTGTGTCACCCACTGATATCGGATGGAGGTGGCAGACACATGTTTATTTGTGTCTGACATACATCGGCCAAACACATCCAAAAATGTGTCCAGCGGCCGCCTGTGTAGCAACGGAAGACACTCAAAATCTCCCCTGTCCTACACAAGTAGATTCTCCGAcatttttctccttcttgtcAACTTGTATGCCGTTGCTCGATTAAGCTCGCTTTAGTTTGCACCAGTGAGGTTCCATCTATTGTCAACTTGTAGTGGTGCTCGGTCTCATGCTCTTGTAGTGCCCCTTTAAGCTTCATTGGCTATCGTCTCTCCAGAAGGAGTTTCTCTTTCCTACCCACTTGAATTGTAGTTTTTGTCTTAAGTGCCTCAGTCATAAGCTCTCTCCGATGGGTATTTTATGGATTTGGTTTCTCAGCATCATTCGCTGCGTCATAGACGGCGCTGAACGGCACTGCAAGGAACTGCTTCGAAAGAACCAAAAACGCTGGGCGGTGACGTCGTTCATGTCCTGTTGTACTCTTGTTTTCATGAATATTCACACATGGGGCCAACGCTACAGCTACCGACTTGCCATCTTCGGTGATCTTCTTCCTGATAGGCTGATCGATTTGAAATGGTTTTGTATATAAAGGCACGAGTTATCTTCGACAGTGTCACAAGAAGAATGGATTCTAACACTCGTCCTTCTTATATCACACCCCCACCTTCCTTTACCCAAAGCACAAATCCATACCATTCAGTGGGAGATGATACATATTCATTTGCTGCACTTGTGGCCAGTACACCATCCCATTCAGGTTTCCGTCCACAAGAATCAGCACTTGTAAGTTAAACAGATATAGTTCAGCGCTTTCTTTCATGCATACTAGTAGGGCTCGGACATGGACTTCGATATATCATCGACCCTCCCGAATCAGCCATCGATTGTAACTAGCAATGACCATAACGATGCCATGATCTCTATCTCCACCTCTTTCCATCCAAATACACGGCCAACTCCTGACACAACCTTCTCAGCTGGGGACGGTGTAATTTTCTGTGTTTATTCCAAAATCATACTGGCAGTCTGCCCCACAGCATTCTCTTCTGTCATAGGTGATCCCTTGTCTCATCCGAGGTTCAGGACGGAGACTATTCTCCTCGATGCACCGAGCGCCGAGGTCAATATAATTTTTCACGCCCTATATGGTACATCGCCTGCATCTAATCGCCCAGATTTTGAGACCCTTGTGCGAGCAGTAGACCGCATGCCAACGTATTCGCTCTCTCCCAAGGCACTCATCCGACCATCAGGAAGCTTATACGAACTGCTTCTCTTCTATGCACCACTGCACCCCGTTGATGCTTATGCACTGGCTGCCCATCACGAGCTACACCCACTCGCAGTCAGTGTTTCTCCTCATTTGCTCTCAATAAAGATCCAGAGTATATCGGACGAGGCCGCCGAGCGTATGGGTGCGATCTACTTCAAAAAGCTGCTTGAGCTTCATCTAGGACGCTTTGCGGCATTGAAAGGGATCCTTCTCCGGCCTCCGCACCCACATCCAGCCAGCAAGACGTGTAGCTTCGACGATCAAAGAAAGAATATACGAGCATGGGCGCTTGCCAGCGCATCTCTAGTTTGGGATGCAGGGCCTGGTTCGTCTGCCGTTCTTTGCACTGTCTATGCTGACGGTCCCTGTTAGATCTCTCATCACAGATGATACGTAACGCTCTCAATCCTACCACGGAGAACTTGACGTGTGAGATGTGCCTGCAGACTCTGAAGGACAAAATTAAGGACGTGGTGGTGCAATGGTCGTCCGTTCGGGTAAGTGCCATTGATCATGTTTCGTTGAAATCGTAGCCATGACCATTACCATCGTCGTTTACGTGGCTTGAGCGTGCGACTGGGGGAATTTTCTCAAAGTGGAAACGTTGAAGTACTGTTTGGTCGCAAGACTTTGGGGACTGCGTGCTCTTTGCGCAAGAACCACGCCAACCGTGGCTTATGTCGGGTTCGTATTCTTCGTCTTTGCTAAGCTTCATGTGTATTATTATAGCGCACGATCTGAGACCAAAAGAGTGTCATCAGCGGCGGCAAGCAGAACATTATCAGGCTGGATATTGGACTGCTAAGCCGAACAAGcacaagcttcaagcttaCGAATGTTCAGGAGCTCTGGCTTAATTTTTGAACGCTTATGAAATGTATCAATTTTCCGTACATGCCTCTTctattttccatttttcttcttgctaTAGTGATTCGATATGCTGGTCTGGTGTTAAAAACATCATGAACTTTCGTTTTTACAATGCCGCCAGAGGCTTTTGATAAGCGCCCATCTTCTGTGGCGCTTGACACTACTGCTGCATCAGTCTTAAAACCGTGTTGAATGGTAATTCTCCCATTTGTATTCAACCATAAAAGATTTTGCCTTGTGTCTAAATTGAATTGGTAACAGTAATTAAACCGATGGATTAGGACCTATTGAGCAATGAAATCACTTCGTATGGTTGAAGGAATGGTTAGGTATGTTTTTGGCGTATCACACTCGACCACATCACGTAAAACGTAGGTAAATTTTTGTTCATACAACGCGTTGTGGACTCTTTCAAAGCGAAAACACCATTTTCCTCGCTTCCCTCTCTTTCCTCGTTTCACTTTTCTCGCTTCCCTGTCCTTGCTTCTGacctctcttcctctgctcCCTAGTTCTCTTCGCTTACCATAACCCGTTCACGGCTCGTTATGTAGCCCATATTTTAAGTTTGTTGGTAATGTAGATAGGCCTTTTCTGCGACCAGTGGAGGCAAGCTCAAGCGCCTTGGCCACTGGACTCTTTTCCACTAGCAAGTAAATGTCGCCTGCTTTTCTGCGTTTATAAACTTGGATTGATTATGCTTCATACTTCGAACACATCTGCGATTCGTATCATGTGTCAAATGCACTAGTAGCACCACGAATATCCACGGTCAAGCAACGTTCATATGCTCGAGGTCGCTGTCCCGATATACGATTTGTCTTATTCGGCCTAGGATCCTATTGAACGAAAAGGGGCGCAGGAAAAAAGCCTTGCAGGGGACGCGAGGATTTAATGAACAAACCAACAGAATCATACCTTCCAACATTTCAAAGCGTCCCCACTTGAATATATAAACCTGAATGCCACTGTCGCCACTATAGACTACAGGTTTCAACGCTCATCCACCCTATCCGCCGTTGTGCACAGCCACCTCTTGAGCTAGAACACGCCGAATCGCGACTCACCATTGCAACTACGAGGTATCTCAAGACTCAAGGTATGTATCTTCGTTATCAATTTCTGATGACGACAATGCCCATTCCGACCCCAAAACACCATTTATGGTACCCTGGTGTCGATTGTTGCACGATGCGCACGGGTAAGACCCGACGCAAGCGCGAAAAATGCATCTGGGGTAGCCTCTGTGCCCTATCTACGCACTCGTCTTGATTTGTCTTGTAGCTGACAACACATTAAAAGGATATCAGAGTCTGAATATAAAGTGCACGACTGGTCGGTAACCTGCAAAGCGCTTTATCACTGAACGATATTGTCATGTCCGTCGAAGTTGAGCGACTAAAGTCGTCCATTTCAGTTACCCCGATATTCGATGTTGACCAGCGTACGGGATTCATGGCGCCGGATCCTCCGATTCCACGCTTACCGACCGCATGGGAGCCCTGGGAGGCCGCCCTCGACGCCGCCGTGCAGGCGAAACTTCAATTAGGAGACAAGATAGGGTTGACGAACCTGGAAAAAACCACATCAAGCAGATGGAGAGAGAGCGTCCGACAGGTGGGCATACTTCGGATCTTGTTTCAATTATCAAACTGACAGATGTAGCTCCCTGTTCTTGCCACAGAAGAACTCTCCAACTCTGCTATTCTCCTGCGGCGCGCGCACCTTGTCCTTGCATATATTTTACACTTCTATGTCCAAAGTCTCCCACTTACCGCAGAGATATTGATACCTGAATCGATTGGCGTCCCCTTGCTGGAGGTCTCCTCCAAACTCGACATCCCGCCGCTCCTGACCTTTTCCGACACTGTGCTCTATAATTGGCGCTTTCGAGATGAAGAGAGTGCCGAAGATTCGGTACCGACACCTGATAACATTCGGAGCCAGACGCTGTTTACCAACCTcgtcgacgaagaagagtTCTACCTCTGTTCTGCACGCATTGAGCTCCGGGGTGTCGAAATCCTAGAGTTGATGAGAGTGACAATGGACGAAACATTCGTCGGTGACGTTATTGCCGTCTCGCGGATCAAAGAATATCTCAAAACTATTGCCCGAGTCATTGGAGAGCTGAAGGCCCTCCTGATGAGCGTGAAGCAGGGCTGCGATCCTGATGTTTATTACAACAAGGTACGGCCGTGGTTTAGAGGGGAGGACTCCGCGGAGACTACCAGAAAGTGGAATTTTGAGGGGTTAGACAAACATCCACATCTCAAGCTTCCCACCGAGCTTTCAGGGCCAAGTGCAGGTCAAAGTTCCATGGTTCACGTTCTCGATGTCTTCCTGGGCGTAGACCATCAGGCAACGTCTCCCGGAAAGCCGTCGTTCATGTCGCGCATGCAGTCGTATATGCCGCGGAACCATAGGCTGTTCCTTGATCATCTCAAAGCGaatcctcgtcctctgcgAGCGTTCGTGGTCGACGCAAACAATGCGGAGTTGCTGTCAGCTTACAATCAGGCTGTCATGTCTTTAAAGGAGTTTAGAGACGCACACATGATCATCGCCACACTGTACATTCTAGGGCCAGCCAGGCGTGCGTCTAAATTGGCGAATGACATTGCGGAACATGATTCTACCACCAAATCAAGAGCCCCTGTCGGATGGACGCCTGTGAAGGGAACCGGAGGCACAGAATTGGTAAAATTCCTGAAGGATACTCGAACTCGTACCAGCGAGAGCTTGATACACTAGAATGACCTTTCCAAGCTTTGAATAGTGACGGAGAAGAATTAGACTTTGTTATATATTACCAGTAGATTACATAGAATGGCTTCGTTAACGATCATGAACATTGACACTGAATAATTCATTCTGCTGATTAAGATCACTTTTGTAGCGATCCCCGAGTTGATGTGAGAAATCAAACTATTCGTGGAGATTGATGTCAGCTTTGACAAGAGACATCTGTGGGGGCCGTACCTTATATACGAGCTCTGTAAATGTTATAAAATGCCTGAAGGAATGGCCACGAGAACTCGCTTACAACGCCCTCCGTCTTCAATTAGAACGCCATGCGCTTCCCAATACTCGCAGCAGTCTCGTGTTTTTTGGCGACATTGGTCCAATGTTCGCCAACTCCCAACCATAAGACCTTGGTGTCCCTGAGAATCGAAGGAGAAGATAAAACAATATTCGAGGGCGTTGTCCTAACCAAGGGCCATGACATTACTACGGCTTTGGGAGGAACTCACCACTGTGATGGGACAAACAATGGAGCAAGTACAACACCGGGTCCTACTCCAAACGCCGCTTTGGACGACGCAGCGAAGTTGCATGACTTTGCCTTCGATGGGTAAGTTGATATATCATAGAGCTTGAAATATTGTGCTCACTGGTTTTCTGCCAGCGCCTTCTTCCCAGAATTCGACGACTTTCTCATCAGCTCCATCGGGGGCGAAGCGAATACGGACACACAATTTTGGACCACCCTCGTAAACTTCCAATTCATCCCAGTAGGCGGATGCCAACAAAAGGTCCAACTTGGCGATGAAATTTTGTACGCGTTCGACGGATTCTCAAAAGCTCACATCTTGAAGCTTTCTGGACCCGTTGTTGCTCGTAAGAACCATCCTGTTGTCTTCACGGTCACCGATGGTTCTACGGGAGCTCCCGTCGCCGGCGCCAGCGTAGATGGGCAGATTAGTGGAGTCGATGGAAAGGTGTCTGTTACGTTTGCTAAAACCGGTCTTAATGGTGTCAAGGCGCAAAAAGATGATTCCGTTAGATCCAATCAGGTGGATGTCGTAGTTGTAGCTTGATTTCTGGATATGTGGTGTAGGCACTAGTACGTCCAAGTTTCTAAGTAGAATAACTTGAAAATGAAAGTTATAGTACGAAGTGGCTTCGGTGGTTGCGGTTGGAGATAACGGGACACTTTAATTTCCCACACGTAGGCAAGATGGCCGAGCGGTTAAGGCGTGTGACTCAAGCTTAGCTTGCCCACGATTTGTGGGTTTCCTTTCTCATTACGTAATGTAGCATGGGTTCAAATCCCATTCTTGTCATAACTTTTACCCCGCAAAGCTTTACAGGTCAATGAGGGACAGTGCAGATGTCGAAAATTCATTTTTGAGATACATGGAGAAAGAGGTGATGCCAGATGGAGTTGACGATATTTAAACTCAGATTACAAGAAATTCACACAGTGCCACATTCGCGTTAGGAAGATGCCGGCGAAAACTTGTTCAATATTTAAAAAACTCTACGCTGTACTCTTCACCCCGTCTTTAACTGCTATCCAAGCAGGGCGTGAACTAATGTCTTGCCACCATCTAGGAAACATAAGAATATAGAAAGTGTGTCAAATCTTTTGACTTACCGTGCGACGTTAGGTTTTTTGTCCAGCAGCTCACTTCCTGCCAACGGCAGTCCTGATCCAAACGGGAGATGGAAAAGGTCAACAAGAGTGATTTCCTGAATAATTGTG
Coding sequences within it:
- a CDS encoding Indoleamine 2,3-dioxygenase — its product is MSVEVERLKSSISVTPIFDVDQRTGFMAPDPPIPRLPTAWEPWEAALDAAVQAKLQLGDKIGLTNLEKTTSSRWRESVRQLPVLATEELSNSAILLRRAHLVLAYILHFYVQSLPLTAEILIPESIGVPLLEVSSKLDIPPLLTFSDTVLYNWRFRDEESAEDSVPTPDNIRSQTLFTNLVDEEEFYLCSARIELRGVEILELMRVTMDETFVGDVIAVSRIKEYLKTIARVIGELKALLMSVKQGCDPDVYYNKVRPWFRGEDSAETTRKWNFEGLDKHPHLKLPTELSGPSAGQSSMVHVLDVFLGVDHQATSPGKPSFMSRMQSYMPRNHRLFLDHLKANPRPLRAFVVDANNAELLSAYNQAVMSLKEFRDAHMIIATLYILGPARRASKLANDIAEHDSTTKSRAPVGWTPVKGTGGTELVKFLKDTRTRTSESLIH